The Mercurialis annua linkage group LG8, ddMerAnnu1.2, whole genome shotgun sequence genome window below encodes:
- the LOC126661319 gene encoding cytochrome c, with amino-acid sequence MASFEQAPPGDGKAGEKIFRTKCAQCHTVEKGAGHKQGPNLNGLFGRQSGTTAGYSYSSANKNRAVAWGEDTLYDYLLNPKKYIPGTKMVFPGLKKPQDRADLIAYLKEATA; translated from the exons ATGGCATCGTTCGAGCAAGCACCACCGGGCGACGGCAAAGCCGGAGAAAAGATCTTCCGGACTAAGTGCGCTCAATGTCACACCGTCGAGAAAGGCGCCGGTCACAAAcaag GTCCGAACTTGAACGGTCTGTTTGGGAGACAATCGGGAACAACTGCTGGATATTCTTACTCGTCGGCGAACAAGAATAGGGCTGTTGCATGGGGAGAGGATACTCTTTATGATTACTTGCTTAACCCTAAGAAG TACATCCCCGGAACTAAGATGGTCTTCCCTGGATTGAAGAAACCACAGGATCGTGCAGATCTCATTGCCTATCTCAAGGAAGCTACTGCTTGA